ATTGTGTTTCCGACCCTTTAATTTGGCTGTTTGAACACAACAGAATGTTTACACGATAAATATACACTTTATACGATGTTTGATCGACTTTCTGTAGCTGTCCAAGCGTTGGTGTCAGTAGCTATGTGAATCCTTTAAGGGATAATTCAGTGTTCTGTCAAACGCCTTGAACTTAAATTCTTCTGAAGACTGCTCATTATAGAGGTCTTTAAAGGTGCCAAACGCCAAGATTATATGCCAAATCTTTAACATGTCACTGTTTTCATGCACTAAAAACCTTAAATAGTAGTTGAAGGGGATCTTATTCTTCACATACAGCTGGATGTTTTACTTACATAtcagaaaaatgcaacaaatgtgctcatatctgtaaaaaaaaaaaaatggagcagAGGAGTTCTGTTTCCATGTCAGCAGAGAGGAGTAGCAGATGACTGGTTTCTATGAGTTCATTAATCATCTAAAAGGTGCCCCATGGGGTTTTTAAACACTGGTAGTGCTGTTGAGCTGTTTCTATAAGTGTTTGTTGTTCGTTTCATACATGGGAAAAGCATGCGACCAGCAGCATCACATCTTCCCTCAGTTAGACTAAGACGACGTCTGACAGAATGAGTAACACAGAAAACTGCTGGTAAACAAACATGGATGTAAACGGTAATAAATCAGACGTGTTCTGACGAAGGAAATGCACTCAATACATCTGTTGGATGTCAGTGATTCACACAATGTGTTTTGGTGACAAACTGTACTctgaatgtaaatataaatgtttacaAGAAAGCCACACGGGGCACCTTTAACTTCAGTTCTACATTCAGTTTATTCTCCTTTAAACGCACAGAAATGCGTGACATCAGATTTTACTGACATGATAATGAGGATCATTGCCAAATAGAATTACTGTATTAAACTTTAAGTGTTCTTCAGTAAACAGCATCTAAAGCAGAGCCTCCACAAGactaaaactggaaaaaaaacactttatctCTGCTGTCAATTATTCtcaactaatttaaatattgaaCTTACATATTTTCTCACACATACTAAACCCCCTGTGTGACCTAGATAAGCTAGACACACCTGTCAGGTGTTAAACTGCTACAGAGCACTACAATATACAACACTGAAACTAGTTTTGCTTCGTTGCACAAATTGTTCATGtagtgacttttttcttttatttctttggtTATTCTTCCACAAGTTTTGTGCACTTGCATACGAGgtatgggaaaaaaaatttatttaagCAGCTCAGCTTTGATTTAGAAGATTTTGTCCGTTGTAAGTCAgcttcattttatatttttactttacgACACAGTATTTGTGATTTCATACGTTGTAAATGTTGTACAGAATCTAGTTACACTGTTTATGTGCAAGTCATTCCGCTTATTACTGAGAATTTTGACACAGAATCTGTGTAGATTATGGTATATAGTATAGCACACTCGTGTCATAGCCAAAGTATATTTACCTGGAACAGTGATATTAAACATggtgagaaaaaagaaatctgtcacaatTCCCATGTGTTCACTTTGATTTGTTTAACTTGTGTACCACACATGATTTATGGGTGACTAGATGTGTAAATAAAATTCATTTGCTTTGGCATGACAAAGTCAATCCTGATTATTTGTTCTCCATGTTAAACGTCCTACTCTGTTACTGAGTTGGCAGAAAAATATGCATTGGTAAGACGCCATTTAACTTGTGATCTGTAAATTCAGTCCTGATCACCTGAACACATTCTGAAGAGAAAAATCCAGCCAAGCAGGACGAACAGTCCCATGGGTTAATCTATaacttgactgttttttttgtctttttgcatacatttttaataaaaatgttggaTTGTAGGTTCAGAGGGTTGCAGAAAtagtttgagaccccctctgaAGGGTCTTGGAAAAGCGTTTCCTGTCCTTGTTCACCCAGCCAACAAACTTGTTTACACTTTTGTCCATGTCATTCTTTGGTCATTCACTGAGAGTTGCCTCTGCTTGCTGTTAGATCCGACACAAAGAAACTGAGGATTTACACTTCTCGAACCCAAACGCAGGGTACAGAGGTTCGGTGAATGTTGTGTTGAAGGTGTGAAGGTGGACCAGAGTGTCTGaagagactctgtagaaggacagagagcCAGCAGGCCAGTCCAGGTAAACTGCCATTCTGCCAGAGTTGAAAGACGAGGGGACAGTTACGACGGTTCTCCTGTTGCTGTGGCAGGCAGAGTACTTATTCTCACACCGCAGCAGACTCCACGACTTGTCATTCTGTCCGATCCAGCAGTCGTCGTCCTCCCCTTTCCTCCTGATTCCTCTGTAGGCCACTCCTATGTTGACCCATCCTTTCCAGTCCACCTCCCAGTAGCAGCATCCAGTCAGACCTTCTCTGCACAGAACCTGCTTCCAGTGGTTGAACCTGTCTGGATGTTCAGGGTgaagctgctcctcctccactgcTGTCACCTTTCTGATGTCTTCAGACAGAGCGAGGTTCTGGTGTGCTGTGTTTAGGTCCAGACTGAATTTACAGGCATCTAATGACACAGCACGACATCATTTTAGACTTCTAATCGACTTGATTTCAGCTCATAACCGTTGAAATAAAACACTTACACTTCCTTGGACCTGATGTCAGTCTCTTCACTCCACCGTGTTCCATGCTGGGGTTGAGATACGTGTCAGATTAGAATTCATAAAAGTACATGAACAACATTGCACTTTTTAACCACACAAGTAGAGGAGAGGATATGTGAACCTGAGTATGACCGACTATAAAAGATCAGTAGGAACAGGTTCTCTGGGACATGTGGAGATGGGACAACTTGAGTGCTGAACAGCAAACTGCTGTCAGGAAGGGTTCAAGTGTCTTGCGGGGAAACTGCAATGTTGAGGAATGTtggtttggtttcactgaacCATGACTTTTGATGTGTACTGCAGTTTAAATGAAGATCTTGGTCTCAGGCTGATAACTAACAAAGCTAGTGAGTCTCCATGTCACAACTTTGGATATTTGCAAACTTTGGCAAATGATGAGATTAATGTAACCATTGGACATGGAGCCTTTGAATAGGCATTTGTGACACCTGGTCTCACTGCTCTTTTGCATGTAAGTGAGCCAGTCAAATTCGGGTACCTAAAGAAAATTTCCCTTCTGGGAGACAATTTGAAAATGGAGGAATAAGTAGAACTCTGCCTGGCAGCACGCCTCTCCATACCTGAATTTAACCAGTTTCAAACGTGGATCCCTCAGGGCAGTGGAGAGCCACTTCACTCCTGactctcctggatggttgtagttCAGGTCCAGCTCTTTCAGATGTGATGGGTTGGTGATCAGAGCTGCAGCCAGAGCAGCAAAGCCTTCCTGAGCGATCTGACAGCCTGACAGTCTACAAAAAGACAAGCAAACAGTcgatttgtatttttaagaaaaatgtgaaagagtTGCTATTGAAGAGATATACTTGTGAATAACCGGAAATTGTTATAAGAGATAAGATGCTTGTGAATAACcggaaattgttttttttttatctttagatCATGTTAAATGTTGGTTAAAAGGCTGTGTGTGACAGCCAAATACtactgaaatgtgttaaaattattattgataagGGACAGAAATTATAAGCTAtagcttctttctgctccttttcattcatttaacatatgcagtgttgtattgtttttaatgaaataaataaataaataaaataaaataaataataattgttGTGTCTTGTTGCACCAAGACTTTAGGATTTCTGAAGTAACAGGCTTGTGAAAGGAATTTTTGAGTGAAATTATTTGAGCCTCTGCATAGCTCTGAAAAGAGGCTGATTGTGCACTCAAACCTCCACTGAAGCATTTAACTCTTTAAGGTGAGGTTAGCAGCGGATTCTTCCACAGGTTTTGTGCACCTACAAGAGGtcttatttcatttaaatttcaaagCACATATTGAAATGTGTCTGATAAAGACTAGCTAATGTTGCAACCATTTTAAATTAAAGGATACTGACCTAAGAGACCTCAGTTTACAGTGTGCACTACCCAGTCCAGCTGAGAGGAACTTCATTCCTGAGTCCTGCAGATCgttgttactcaggtccagctctcttagACTGGAGGATGGAGAGCTGAGAACAGTTGCCAGAGCTTCACAGCTTCTTTCAGTCAGGTTGCAGCCACTTAACCTGCAACAGCATGAAGACAAACATTTGGATTTCATTTTATACTCTGTAAAAGAATGccaaatttttatatatttggttAGAAAAGTTCTTACAGGGATTTTTTGGAGACATGGACCACTGGCAACAGCCTCAAGAGACCTTCCTCTGCAGCAGAATACTCCCTCAAGTCAAACACATCCAGGTCTTTTTCTGATGACAGGAGGATGaagaccagagctgaccactgagcaggagacagtttgTTTGTGGAGAGACTTCCTGAattcagggactgttggatctcctccaccaGAGAATGCTCATTCAGCTCATTCAggcagtggaacagattgatgcacCTCTCTGGAGATGGATTCTTCCTGATCTTTTCCTTGATGTACTGTACTGTTTCCCAAATTGCATGCGAGTCACATTCTGTCTCCTTCAACAGACCTTGTAGAAGACTCTGATTGTTTTCCAGGGAGAAACCCAGGAGGAACCggaggaacaagtccaggtgtccgttgGGACTGTCCAAGGCTTTGTCTACAGCACTCTGAAACATCGATTTCTCAGTTGATCTGAATAACTTTGGCCACCACCCGGACACTGATGGTTGTTCTGACATCAGGTTGACTCCAGAGTTGACGAATGTCACGAAGACGTacagagcagccagaaactcgtGGAAGCTCAGATgcacaaagcagaacaccttgtcctggtgcAGCCCACACTCCTCTCTAAAGATCTCTGTGAACACTCCAGAGTACAGTGAAGCTGCTCTGATATCGATGCCGCACTCTATCAGGTCTGattcatagaagatcaggtttcctttctgcagctgctcaaaagccagttttcccagagacagAATCATCTTGCAGGTTTCAGGGTTCCAGACCGGATCTGTCTCAGATGCTCCATGAAACTTAACATTTCCTATTTTGGACTGAACCACCAGGAAGTGGATGTACATCTGAGTCAGGGTCTTGGGTAACTCTCCTCTCTCGTCTGCTCTCAACACACGGTCCAGAACCgaagcagtgatccagcagaagaCTGGGATGtgacacatgatgtggaggcttcgtgatgcCTTCACATGGGAGATgattttgtctgtctgttcctcctctctgaatctcttcctgaaATACTCGTTCTTCTGGGTATCAGTGAAGCCTCTGACCTCTGTCACCATGTCAACCAactcaggagggatctgattggctgctgcaggccgtgtggttatccagaggcgagcagaaggaagcagcttccccctgatcaggtttgtcagcagcacatccaccgTGGAGGCCTCGGTCACATCAGCCAGGATCtgattgttgtggaagtccagaggaaggcgacactcatccagaccgtcaaagatgaaCACAACCTGGGACTGATCAAATCTGCAAATTTCTGCTTCTCTGGTCTCAGTGAAGAAGAGATGAAGAAGGTCAGTCAAGCTGTACTTTTTTCCACTCAGTAAATTCAGCTCTCTGAAGGAGAACGGAAACAGGAACTGAATGTTGTGGTtggttttgtcttcagcccagtccagactGAACTTATGGGTTAAGACGGTTTTCCCGATGCCGGCCATTCCTTTAGTCAGCACCGTTCTGATTGGTCGATGATCTTTGTCAGGTGAAGGTTGAAAGATGTCATCACATTTCTTCACACCTTTTGATCTGGATTGTTTTCTGAAGTTTGTTTCAATCTCCCTGATCTCGTGTTCGTTATTGACCTCTCCACTCCCTCCCTCTgagatgtacagctctgtgtagacaTCATTCAGAAGTGTTGGGTTTCCTGCTTTAGCAGTTCCTTCATACAACCTCTGGAACTTCTCTTTCAGAtgagatttcagtttttgttggacTATTGGAACAACAGCTTCTGAAAAACCAACCATAAAAAACATCAGTGAGTAAATGTGACAGTAAAGCTTCCACACTAGTAGCCATGCCTTAGAAAATACCCTGCTTTATCATCAGTTTTATgttaaatgggaccataatttaagaaaattaacacagggatggcaattttctGCAGATCCGTGGATTTCcgcgatttaatttcaaatttgaacactttattgtcgctgatgttaacgttAACATCTTGCGGGAGTCTCGCGGACTCCCGCAAGACTTTCACTGAAGCTATCTTTcaattgtaaacggcccagccatagacatatatacgtagacgcctcataggctgtcgagagacgtGCTTACAGCGCCACCATCTTGAAACGATGCCAgcggaggcagcggtgcatagacatATATGGAGgcaagaggtactgctgaatctcaaagtggaattattcgctgaattttgaaccgattgccaaactgtttgattttttttagaaacgtcacacgtgtagctactatacaaggtgctcggatattttttacaatgctggttttggtATGAATCTGGCGTTCCTAGCAACAGCCtcgtgcaaaaaaaaaaaccagactTACTGCGgtaattggtgggttagaatacagcatctgatagATCTAAAAATAGCCCTGACTTTAACAAGTCtagtattattatgtttttgctcatttttcagccccctccccgtcaacaactttcagctgaaatcagaatttGCTGTTGCCATCACTGTTAACACCATTTTCTACTGTACAAGACTTCAAACTGTTGTTTGAGAacataaactcattaggaaaatcTTTACCGAGGTAAGAAATCAagagtcattttctcatagaatTCTATATACAATTAGacttgttgggttttttttacaaccagaggagtcgccccctgctggctgttagaaagaatgcaagtTTAAGGCACTTTCACTTCGGCTTCACTTTTCATACCTGTTGGATATGTCAATCTTTAATATAAAATCTATGGGTTTACTCCAGGACCCAGTGAATCATTGTTGGGTGTGCTTACAGATAACGTTACCTGTGGAGaggtgttttattgttttggatGCCAAAGTTCACTCATCTATAATCTATAAACCTTAACAATGCTATTTGTACCACTTGACAGAACAGGTTTTGGCACTGGGATCAGTTTCTGTAAAGCACTATGAAAGCAAATTCAACAGCCGAGGCATACTTTAGCGGTTACACCAACAGTATAAATGTGGAGTTGCTTAGGAGAACAGCTTTTTGTTGGACACAGTTAcatgttgttgtattttattgtgattatAAGTTGTTGTTAGACTACGTGAAagctcttactgctctgcagagtGTCGGCCAGCTTTTCCTGCTTCATTTTTCTCAGGACGTGCAGTGTGATCTTCAGGAGAGCGTCTCTGTTGCTGATGCTCTCTTCTTCCTTCAcatcttcattttcattctgagCCTTTGAATCTTCACCATCTGGACTGAGAAGCTTCTGGAAGATTTTCATCTCTTTCTTCACAAAGGTGACAACAGTTTCCTCAAGcagctgcaacaaaaacacagaaacacaatgacTGACTTGTGAAAACCTTTTCTACCGAGTGGAAAGGAGAGTCGAAGGTGATGATGTCGTTGTGTTActctttatatattttattgtagGAACACCGACAAACCATAAACGTGGTCTCCAGATCTGTTTGATGCTTCTCAGTCGGGTCAGCGCTGGCCTCTGGTTCCTGCTGTTGGACTCTGGAAACACAATTCACAAAGAAAtataatgacacacacacaaagaagaagaagaattcaCAACATTACTGAAGCAAAAGCATTCAAATATTATCAGCACAGTATCAAAGGTCCATATTCTGCTGAAAAATGTCCAACGTTGGAGTTTTACCATTGTGAATATGATATTTTTGAATTAATATTACAGCTGAATCAATCTGCATGTTGCATTTTAGTGACAAAGACGCTTAAGGTTGAgtaattttatgtaatttctaTATTGACGCCATGGTTAAGAGTTCTTACCCCATAAATTTAGCAGCAAAACTCAAAGTACAAGTTAATGTACTTGTACTTccagtttttccatttattttccaATGTGTACTTTACTACGGCACCAGAGTAAAtgtacacaaaatgaaaacaactttGCACGGAAACCCTAACCCTAGCACAATACAATATCCAGTGTTTTGATAAATACTGGAATGTAAATGAGTTTTCATGATACATTTACAGCACTAAAAGCTGAATGTGTCTGTTCTTTCATATTTGCTGCTGAAGGTGAGAAACTGTTGATCCCACAGGTTTTATTTCTTATGACTGCAAATCTGACAACAACAAACCCTACAGTATCTTATTTCAGTCATTCATTTACAGGTTGGCCTATAAAAAGGACAATTTACGATCAGGAGAGCTTACCTAGTGTCAATCAGTAACCTTCTCTATTGTTATTACAACGACCTAAATGgttccatttttgagtgaaGCTGTTTATTTCACAGATGAAGATCTTTTGTGATCTTTCTGCAGTCTGGTGGTTTTAAATTTTGACTCATAGTAGAGTCTTAAAGTCAAGATGTTTCAAACTTTGCCCTGAAATCTGAATTTTGCAAATCCTCTTTATTTACAGTAGAACTTAGAGTCTCTGGACCACCCTTTAGATTACTATATCTAGTTCCATATGTAAAGTGGAGCATTGTTTGGTAAATGTACATGTTCAGTGACTCGTTAATGTCCATCAGATTTACCTGTCTTGCAGTGAACCTTTATAATCAATCAGTCTGCCTTTTGAGCGGTCGCTCTGcatggacacacagctggaggcTGGGCTCTGCTGCTGGATGCTGATTGGCTGATCGGTGTTCTCATTGGATTTCTCAAGactgaaaattgaaaaacaacaaatccttCTTTACAGGAACAGCTGAAAAATATGTATCTTTACTTTTGGCCAGCTGGGTGATAAGAATAAAAGATGAAGCCGGACCAAGTCTTTAAAGGAAGTGATGAGAACCCAACAAATGGAAATATTATTTATACTAATGACCAACAATATGCAAACACTGGGTATTTATTCATTGTCTGGATGGAAAATCAGTCACACTTTGTTGCTCATTACTCTCACCTCCTCTCCACAGAGACGTGTCTGTCTTGATAATCAATCAGTCTGCCTTTAGACCGGTCGCTCTGcatggacacacagctggaggatggtctctgctgctggatgctgattggctgattggtGTTCTGATTGGATTTCTCAagactgaaaatatttaaaaacaacaaaccctTCTTTTTAGGAActgctgaaaaatgtaaatctttACTTTTGGCCAGCTGGGTGATAAGAATAAAAGATGAAGCCGGACCAAACTGCTGCCTGAATGCCGTCTTTAAGATCAAATTGATCTTTATGTCATTGCACAGTCATACTTTAGTACAATAGTAGAATGAAATTAGAGTCTTGTCCAAATCGGTGTGACAAAAGGACATGCAATTGTTCAAAGAAGAGTCGTTGTTTGAGAAATCTGTACCCTAAACATACGATCACTTAAGGACACCAACATCCTCCACGACGACAGAATAAACTGCCATGAACATTTAAGAAACATTCAATCAATCCCAATACAGTGGTGCTTTAAAGTCTGTGGATCCTTTACAAATGTTTAGATTTCTGCACAAATCTGCCCTAAAACATCGGCACACATTCTACAAGTCTTAAAAGGAATTGATGAGAACCCAACAAATggaaatattatatatactaaTGACCAACAATATGGAAACACTGGATGTTTACTCATTGTCTGGATGGAAAATCAGTCACACTTTGTTGCTCATTACTCTCACCTCCTTTCCACAGAGACGTGTCTGTCTTTATAATCAATCAGTCTGCCTTTTGAGCGGTCGCTCTGcatggacacacagctggaggatggtttctgctgctggatgctGAGAAACACAGGAAGAGACAGCAAACCATGAgttggatgttttttctttggaGCAGTAagtgataaaacacaaacagcagtgtgCAGAGAGAAGTCTGAAATTCAAACCTACTTCTTTTCTAAAGACTGCGGTTCATCTTT
This genomic interval from Acanthochromis polyacanthus isolate Apoly-LR-REF ecotype Palm Island chromosome 2, KAUST_Apoly_ChrSc, whole genome shotgun sequence contains the following:
- the LOC110955150 gene encoding NLR family CARD domain-containing protein 3-like yields the protein MERIQEKRPSESRCESPQDDGSKDGFKDEPQSLEKNIQQQKPSSSCVSMQSDRSKGRLIDYKDRHVSVERSLEKSNQNTNQPISIQQQRPSSSCVSMQSDRSKGRLIDYQDRHVSEPEASADPTEKHQTDLETTFMLLEETVVTFVKKEMKIFQKLLSPDGEDSKAQNENEDVKEEESISNRDALLKITLHVLRKMKQEKLADTLQSKAVVPIVQQKLKSHLKEKFQRLYEGTAKAGNPTLLNDVYTELYISEGGSGEVNNEHEIREIETNFRKQSRSKGVKKCDDIFQPSPDKDHRPIRTVLTKGMAGIGKTVLTHKFSLDWAEDKTNHNIQFLFPFSFRELNLLSGKKYSLTDLLHLFFTETREAEICRFDQSQVVFIFDGLDECRLPLDFHNNQILADVTEASTVDVLLTNLIRGKLLPSARLWITTRPAAANQIPPELVDMVTEVRGFTDTQKNEYFRKRFREEEQTDKIISHVKASRSLHIMCHIPVFCWITASVLDRVLRADERGELPKTLTQMYIHFLVVQSKIGNVKFHGASETDPVWNPETCKMILSLGKLAFEQLQKGNLIFYESDLIECGIDIRAASLYSGVFTEIFREECGLHQDKVFCFVHLSFHEFLAALYVFVTFVNSGVNLMSEQPSVSGWWPKLFRSTEKSMFQSAVDKALDSPNGHLDLFLRFLLGFSLENNQSLLQGLLKETECDSHAIWETVQYIKEKIRKNPSPERCINLFHCLNELNEHSLVEEIQQSLNSGSLSTNKLSPAQWSALVFILLSSEKDLDVFDLREYSAAEEGLLRLLPVVHVSKKSLLSGCNLTERSCEALATVLSSPSSSLRELDLSNNDLQDSGMKFLSAGLGSAHCKLRSLRLSGCQIAQEGFAALAAALITNPSHLKELDLNYNHPGESGVKWLSTALRDPRLKLVKFSMEHGGVKRLTSGPRKYACKFSLDLNTAHQNLALSEDIRKVTAVEEEQLHPEHPDRFNHWKQVLCREGLTGCCYWEVDWKGWVNIGVAYRGIRRKGEDDDCWIGQNDKSWSLLRCENKYSACHSNRRTVVTVPSSFNSGRMAVYLDWPAGSLSFYRVSSDTLVHLHTFNTTFTEPLYPAFGFEKCKSSVSLCRI